In Tenrec ecaudatus isolate mTenEca1 chromosome 4, mTenEca1.hap1, whole genome shotgun sequence, a single window of DNA contains:
- the MRPL16 gene encoding large ribosomal subunit protein uL16m, translating to MWPRQLARAGAPLLRVPLSGLWATSSPSAGLKTLLPVPTFEDVSIPEKPKLKFVERVPLVPKVRREPKNLKDIRGPSTEATEFTEGNFGILALGGGYLRWGHFEMMRLTINRSMDPKNMFAIWRVPAPFKPITRKGVGQRMGGGKGAIDHYVTPVKAGRLIVEMGGRCEFKEVQSFLHQVAHKLPFEAKAVSRQMLEEMRKEQEERERNNQNPWTFERIATANMLGIRKFLSPYDLTQKGRYWGKFYMPERV from the exons ATGTGGCCCAGGCAGCTGGCTCGCGCCGGCGCGCCGCTCCTGCGGGTGCCCCTGTCAG GGTTGTGGGCGACCTCGTCCCCCAGTGCCGGCCTCAAGACGCTGCTCCCGGTGCCAACCTTCGAAG ATGTCTCCATACCTGAGAAGCCTAAGCTCAAGTTTGTTGAAAGGGTACCACTTGTGCCGAAAGTGAGGAGAGAACCTAAAAATCTGAAAGACATTCGGGGACCTTCAACGGAAGCCACCGAGTTCACAGAAGGCAATTTTGGGATCTTG GCGCTGGGAGGTGGCTACCTCCGCTGGGGCCATTTTGAAATGATGCGCCTGACAATTAACCGCTCTATGGACCCCAAGAACATGTTTGCCATTTGGCGAGTTCCAGCTCCCTTCAAGCCCATCACCCGCAAGGGTGTAGGGCAGCGCATGGGGGGAGGCAAAGGTGCCATTGATCACTACGTGACACCTGTAAAGGCTGGCCGCCTCATTGTAGAGATGGGTGGGCGTTGTGAATTCAAAGAGGTACAGAGTTTCCTCCACCAGGTTGCCCACAAGCTGCCCTTCGAGGCAAAGGCTGTGAGTCGCCAGATGCTAGAAGAGATGCGGAAGGAGCAAGAGGAACGGGAAAGGAACAACCAAAACCCTTGGACCTTTGAGCGCATTGCCACTGCCAACATGCTCGGGATACGGAAATTTCTGAGCCCATATGACCTGACGCAGAAGGGCCGGTACTGGGGCAAGTTCTACATGCCTGAGCGAGTATAG